In Paenibacillus stellifer, the DNA window TCGGAATAAATGTGGAGAAGGGCAGCCAATGGAATAATCTGATCGCAAGCATCCGCAAAGGGCTCGAAAATGTGCCGCTTGGCGGAGCGAGCTATGATCTGGTATCCGAGAATCTGCCGCGCTACATGTACCCGGATGTGAAGCTGACTCCAATCCGGGCGAACTATCTCGGAAACCGGGATGCTCCCCGCCTGCCGGACCTGGAATTTACCAGAGAAGGCATGGACCGCAGATTTTCACTGCCGGGTCAAAAACGGATATCGGTCATTGAATTCTTTTTCTCCATTGAAGAAGGGAAGCTGACGGTTGAGATCGAGTATTCGGCTAATCTTTATGCCGCAGCAACGATCCAGACTCTGGCTGAACAGTATAGGGAGCAAGCCCTTGAGCTTCTGGCGTCCATTCAGGATACTCCGGTGCAGCCTCCGGCTCCCAGAAAAGGACTGCTGGCTGGTAAAGTAGCGGTCATAACGGGCGGCAGCAGAGGCATCGGACGGAGCATAGCCCTGTCCATGGCCGGTGAAGGGGCCGACATTGTACTGGTATCCAGATCCGGGCAACAGCTTCAGGAGGCTGCGGATGAAATCCGCCGGCTCGGCGTAAAGGCCATGTCCATATCCGCCGATGTGAGTGACGCTCCAAGCGTCAATAAAGCGGTTGAACAGATTATCGGAAGCTTCGGCCGTATTGATATTCTTGTCAACAGTGCCGGAATTACCGGTATGGCGGCGATGGCCGACATGAGCCCGGAGGCGTGGGAGTCGATCATTCAGGTGAATCTGCTTGGAACCTATCATTTTTGCTACGCGGTGATCCCTTATCTGCTCAAGCAGAAGCAGGGCAAGATCATCAATATCGGATCGGATTCCTCATTTATCGGCTATCCGATGATGAGCGCTTATGCGGCATCCAAGCACGGGGTGCTCGGACTGACCCGTGCACTGTCAGAAGAGCTGAAGAACAGCAATATTCAGGTGAACGCGGTGTGCCCGGCGCTCGTGGACACCGATATGGCGCCGGCGGCGTTCAAGGGGCGGGCGATCCCTCCGTCAGGGGTTGCGGACTCGGTGTTGTTATTGGCCTCTCCGCATGCGGACTATATTACCGGCGAGGCTGTACAAGTCTACGGTAAACAGGATATGCACTGGTTCGGGGCACAGCAGATGCAGATGCTTCAGGCCGTGCAGCGCAGACAGCCGTAATGGGGGCGGCGTGATGGAACAGAAGGCGCACAAGGCAGGGAAGCTGAATGATCTTTTTGGAGGCGGGAAAGCCATTATTTATGGTATCGCCCTTTTGGTAGGCGTCTCCGTTGGTGTCATTAATCCGCTCTCCACCACGCACATGACGGCGAATCATGGAGAAGAAATATGGATAGGGGTGATCTCATCCTCCTATTTTTTCTTCATGGCGCTCGGTTCCATGGTTGCAGACAGAACGATGAGAGGTACCGATATGAAGAGGGTCATTACGTCAGGCCTGCTGCTTACGGCGGTCTGCTCGGCGCTCTTCCCTCTGTTCACCGTGAATGTGGTTTGGCTGTTGCTGATGTCACTTATGGGTATAGGCATCAGCTGCAACATGATGGGACTTCAGACGGCGCTCCACAATCTTACGGGTGAGAAAAGCCTGGGAATGGTCAGCGGATTGTACAGCCTGTGTTTTGCGCTAGGGATGATTGCCAGCTCTGCACTTGCGCCTATGGTCTATGACCAGGTGGCCTGGCTGCCGTTTGCGTTCAGCTGCTTCTGTCTGGTGCTTGCTTCAGCCGTTATCTATTTTAAACTGCCGGGTAAACTGATCATTCCCGGGCGTGCGGGGAAAAAGGTGCTGTCCAAAATCAGCCAGCCGCTGTTCGGCGCTTTTGTCTACGGGTTCGGCGAAACGATCGTCGTGTCCTTATATCCTCTGTATCTGATCCGTGAGCATGTTGCCGTTGCCCAGACGGGTTATGGATTAAGCGTCTTTGCCGTCGGCAGCATCCTCGGCTTGCTGCCGGTCACCTATCTGGCTGACCGGATCGGATGCAAGAAATGCCTGATCTTATGTGCAGCTATCTCGATCTTTACTCTTCTGGGCATTGTGACTTCCGGCAGCATGCCTTTAAGACTGCTGTTCTCTTTTGCTTCCGGGTTCATCATCGGCCCCCTGTACCCTTTGGCGATGGCGCTTACGGTCCAGGAACTGACGCCAGAGGAGAGATCCTCCGGGAACGCTTTGTTTACTACATTTTATGGCTTTGGATCAGCGGCGGGTCCGTTTTTATCCTCAGTAGTCATGAATGCATGGGGGAATCAGCATTTATTCACCGTATGCATGCTTCTGTTCTGCCTGTTCCTTGCCCATGCGGCAATAACAAGAAAAGGATCGAAAGTAAGGGTAACAAAGGAGGAAATATTGTGAGCAGTTCCAAACGGAAGAAACCAGAAACCAAGCTTTCCATCCTGAAGGGCGAAAATATCACTGGCAGATTTACGGAAATGGAGAATCTGGCCAATGTGCTGGTTCACGTGTCCGGCAATCAAGACCGGGGCATTACCTTCCTGCAGAATGATAATTCAGAGTTCTTTCTCTCCTATCAGGCCCTCCTTGAAGGCGCAACCTGCCGTCTGGGCGGCCTGCAGGAGCAAGGCTTTACATCAGGCCAGTATGCACTTATTTTGCTGGAGGACAGCCGGGAATTCGTTCTTACGTTCTGGGCATGCATCCTGGGCGGAATTATCCCCGTACCGGCCTCCTATCCTGCCTCTTCGAAGGTCATCAATACCTCCCTCAGCAAGCTGCAAGCGATTTGGGAGGTCCTGGAACGGCCGCTGATCATCTCGGACCACAGCCTCGCAGAGGCAAGGGATGAGATGGAGACAACGCTGGGAATCGGCGGCCTGCGCGTTCTGGAAGCCGCAAAGCTGGATACAGCCGGACGGTCCGGGACCCTTATGCTGGCCGGGCCGCATACTCCGGCGATGATTCAATTCAGCTCCGGGAGCACAAGTGTGCCGAAAGGGACTATTTTAACCCATGATAACCTGCTAACCAACATTGAAGCGATTATCTCCAGCTCCGGGATGAGGGAAGATGACCGCTCTCTTGGCTGGATGCCGTATCACCACGATATGGGACTGATCGGTTTCCATCTGTCCACGCTGGCTTGCGGAATTAACCAGTTCAATATGACGCCGATGAAATTTGTAAAAAGGCCGACCCTGTGGCTGGATATGATCGACAAGCACCGGATTACCTTCACCGGCTGCCCGAATTTCGGGCTTCGGCTTGTCAGCGGCAGAGTGAAGGAAGAACAGTTGAAATCCTGGGATCTAAGCTCAATCCGGTTTCTCTATAACGGTGCCGAGCCTATATCGGTCAAGACAATGCGGGAGTTTATGGACAAATTCGCGCATAGCGGGCTAAAACGCACTGCGATGTATCCCGTATACGGAATGGCAGAGGCCTGTCTGGCGGTCAGCTTCCCCCGGCCAGGCGAAGAGCCGCTGGTCCATTCCGTCAATCGCGAGCGGCTGGTCGGTGAATCGCGGATTGAGGCCATCGACGAGAACGACAGATGTGCTTCATTAATAGCCGATGAGGGTTACCCTGTGACGGGCATGGAGATCCGGATCGTGGACGATGCCTCCGGTGCAGTAGTTCCCCAAGGAACGGTAGGAGAAATTCAAATTCGCGGCCGCAATGTAACTTCGGGCTATATCAATAACCCGGAGGCTACCACGCGGTCATATCAGGACGGATGGCTTAAGACCGGCGACACCGGTGTTGTTCTGAACGGGCGCTTATCGGTAATCGGAAGAATTAAAGACATTATCTTTGTCAACGGCCAGAATTTCTTCGCGCATGACATTGAAGGGGTAATGGAGGAGCTGGATGGGGTCGAGCCGGGCAAGATTGCCGTGTGCGGCTGGCATGATGAACAGGAAGGACAAGAGAGAGTCGGGCTCTTCTCAACGGTACGGCTGCAGGAGCAAGAGGTTAAGCCGTTCTACGCCAAAATACTCCGTCATGTGAACGAGGTCTTCGGCATCGCTGTAGACTATGTGTCTCTAATCCGCTCCATTCCCAAGACGACAAGCGGCAAAGTGCAGCGGTTCGTTCTTGTAGAGGCCTTCAGGAAGGGAGAGTTCCAGGATAAGTCGTATTCCGCCGCGTATTTCACGGAGGAAACTAAGGATGCCGACTCTATACCGGCACAGTCGCTGCAAGCGCCGTCCCCTGTGGCCGCTCCCGGAGCCTTTCTGGACAAAATTCGCGGTGTCTGGGCTGAAGTGCTGGGCCGTCCGCCTGAAGCGATTCCATATAACCAATCCTTCATGTCCATGGGCGGGACATCGCTCAAGGCGATACAGATTCTGGGAGCTTTGGAGGATGAACTGCGGATTGAATTGACCCATGATCTGCTGATCAAATGCCGCACCATTGAGGAGATGGACAGCTATGTGGCCCGCAGGGTGAATATGGGCGGCAATCCGCTCTCTGCCGGGGAGCGGCAATCCACTGCCGTTCAGGGAACCGATAGCGGCGATGCCGATATTGCTGTGATTGCGATGGCCTGCCGGTTCCCGGGTGCTTCAAGTCCGGAGGAATTCTGGAACAACCTGCTGCAGGGGAAGGATTCTATCGGTGAAGTGCCGCGGGACCGCTGGAATATCGACGATTATTACAGCCCCACTCCGGAATTCGGCAAAACCTACTGCCGCAATGGCGGGTTCCTTGATAACCCTTATGGCTTTGACGCCGCTCTGTTCGGCATCTCCGAGGATGAAGCGGCGGTGATGGACCCGCAGCAGCGGATCGTGATGGAGCTGGTATACGAGCTGATCGAACGGGCCGGATATTCGCGGCAGCAGATGAATGGCAGGGATGTCGGGCTATTTGTCGGAGCGGGCGGCAATTCCTATTTCGAATATCACCTGAATACTTTGAACCGAATGAACCTGCAGAGCTTTGACAGCTTCTCTACGCTGACCAGCGTGCAGCAGGAGCGCATTATGGAAGAATGGAAGCGGAAGCTGGGGGTTACAGGAACCCATCCAAACCTTCTGGTAGATAATATAGTCAATATGATTCCGGCGCGGACCTCCCAGGAATTCAACTTCAAAGGACCAAGCATGGCGGTAGATACCGCCTGCTCCTCTTCACTGGTCACGCTGCATCTGGCCGCAGCCTCCATCCGCAGGGGGGAATGCGAATCCGCCATTGCCGGCGGCATTCATCTTATGCTGACGCCGACCTCCTATCAATACTTCAGCAGCGCCGAAGCCTTGTCTCCTACTGGACGCAGCAGTGTGTTCGCGGCTGATGCGGACGGCTTCGTTCCGGGCGAAGGTGCCGGACTGGTAATGCTGAAACCGCTGGAGCAGGCGCTGAGAGACGGCGATCCGGTGCTGGCGGTGCTGAAGGCCAGCAGTATTAGTAATGACGGGCATTCCATCGGCGTAATGGCTCCGAATCCGGACGGGCAAAGAGAGCTGATAGAATCTCTGTACATCAAGCACAATCTCAGTCCGGCGGATGTGCAGTATGTGGAGGCTCACGGAACGGGTACCAAAATCGGCGATCCGAGCGAAGTTAGAGCACTGGACAGTGCCTTCAAGCGCTGGGGGCTGCTGCGGCAGTCAGTTGCCATTGGATCGGTGAAATCCAATATTGGCCATCTATTGGGAGCAGCGGGCATTGCTGGCTTCATCAAAGTGGTGATGGCGCTGCAGAACAAGATCATGCCGCCGCAGATCAATGTCTCCGCTCCGAACCCGATGCTGAAATTTGAGAAGACGCCGTTCTATCTGCTTACCGCAGCCCAGGAGTGGTCGGTGGCCGAAGGAAAGGCCAGAAGAGCGGCGATCAATTCCTTCGGCTTCGGTGGCACGAACAGCCACATGGTGGTTGAAGAAGCGCCTGCACAGGGCTCGGCAATTGAAACGGAGCGGCCGGTG includes these proteins:
- a CDS encoding type I polyketide synthase yields the protein MSSSKRKKPETKLSILKGENITGRFTEMENLANVLVHVSGNQDRGITFLQNDNSEFFLSYQALLEGATCRLGGLQEQGFTSGQYALILLEDSREFVLTFWACILGGIIPVPASYPASSKVINTSLSKLQAIWEVLERPLIISDHSLAEARDEMETTLGIGGLRVLEAAKLDTAGRSGTLMLAGPHTPAMIQFSSGSTSVPKGTILTHDNLLTNIEAIISSSGMREDDRSLGWMPYHHDMGLIGFHLSTLACGINQFNMTPMKFVKRPTLWLDMIDKHRITFTGCPNFGLRLVSGRVKEEQLKSWDLSSIRFLYNGAEPISVKTMREFMDKFAHSGLKRTAMYPVYGMAEACLAVSFPRPGEEPLVHSVNRERLVGESRIEAIDENDRCASLIADEGYPVTGMEIRIVDDASGAVVPQGTVGEIQIRGRNVTSGYINNPEATTRSYQDGWLKTGDTGVVLNGRLSVIGRIKDIIFVNGQNFFAHDIEGVMEELDGVEPGKIAVCGWHDEQEGQERVGLFSTVRLQEQEVKPFYAKILRHVNEVFGIAVDYVSLIRSIPKTTSGKVQRFVLVEAFRKGEFQDKSYSAAYFTEETKDADSIPAQSLQAPSPVAAPGAFLDKIRGVWAEVLGRPPEAIPYNQSFMSMGGTSLKAIQILGALEDELRIELTHDLLIKCRTIEEMDSYVARRVNMGGNPLSAGERQSTAVQGTDSGDADIAVIAMACRFPGASSPEEFWNNLLQGKDSIGEVPRDRWNIDDYYSPTPEFGKTYCRNGGFLDNPYGFDAALFGISEDEAAVMDPQQRIVMELVYELIERAGYSRQQMNGRDVGLFVGAGGNSYFEYHLNTLNRMNLQSFDSFSTLTSVQQERIMEEWKRKLGVTGTHPNLLVDNIVNMIPARTSQEFNFKGPSMAVDTACSSSLVTLHLAAASIRRGECESAIAGGIHLMLTPTSYQYFSSAEALSPTGRSSVFAADADGFVPGEGAGLVMLKPLEQALRDGDPVLAVLKASSISNDGHSIGVMAPNPDGQRELIESLYIKHNLSPADVQYVEAHGTGTKIGDPSEVRALDSAFKRWGLLRQSVAIGSVKSNIGHLLGAAGIAGFIKVVMALQNKIMPPQINVSAPNPMLKFEKTPFYLLTAAQEWSVAEGKARRAAINSFGFGGTNSHMVVEEAPAQGSAIETERPVRAKHVIGLSAQTEPALLQKMQDLAAFLEQHGDYPLADVCYTENAARTALPHRFYTVADSVQDLISKLQTGVPATAPVSHSPAIALMFTGQGSQYAGMGRALYEGLPAFRKNVDACSAAFEPYLDLKLTDLIYGGEADDGRLAQTQFTQPAVFTLDYAFGCLLLDGGIRPAYMLGHSIGEWTAACLAGIVSLADAARLVAVRGRLMSGLPAAGAMAAIFTSGSKLEELLQSFAGSLWVAGYNVTHQVVSGSSEAVEEFLSVLQTKGIGGKRLNVSQAFHTPLMTPMLEAFRKELEATVFHAPLIPVISNVTAEVIEGPPAPEYWMLHILEAVRFEQSLAYALDQEVSVLIECGPGAILAGMAGGLQHPGKPQVLHALSRKKDPWDTWLGLLGQLHCLGARLDWAAVEQGGLFRKVPLPVYPFEHTIFKPDFGDDSGSNSAVNARKWLHEWKWRPEPLAEDNSLAAGAVLVWKGDTEFGRELESMLDTERNPVFYVSFGNEPHYDGDRSFTIRMDWEEDYSAMLRQLPCIVSTIIHLSNYAREKQGSPELLTDIQAVNDGIWSLYFLGQALVRQGLSDVQLVIVTNKAFRLEGDLEAGHPAQAAAAAVGQVIDLEHEGIHVSVLDMNKEDYVSGQEFAAALHASLMLRVDGESVAAIRSGTVYSRSLERMPEQAAGEVFEPCSGETYLITGGTGLVGSRIAEALARQAQINLVITGRKPVPANPQLLLELEKLGAQVMYAAVDVTSRAQMEELLARIHDVYGPLHGVIHAAGQMEYAPHKLLARSQDEIEQVLAPKWQGTIIADLVTRQEPLRFFAALSSISASRKAWASGLGDYAAANAFLNGYCTYRGGDNAPGRSLSINYSLWKDTGAGTDFGKLVELTLKGQGLQPLAHEAAAAAFLRALASTGSDIVHVLDLVEPKAQKENSTLLPDSRSLCGWRKDRSSTAPLEKSKILSIRPSVRNCGYPSAIWIRA
- a CDS encoding MFS transporter, encoding MEQKAHKAGKLNDLFGGGKAIIYGIALLVGVSVGVINPLSTTHMTANHGEEIWIGVISSSYFFFMALGSMVADRTMRGTDMKRVITSGLLLTAVCSALFPLFTVNVVWLLLMSLMGIGISCNMMGLQTALHNLTGEKSLGMVSGLYSLCFALGMIASSALAPMVYDQVAWLPFAFSCFCLVLASAVIYFKLPGKLIIPGRAGKKVLSKISQPLFGAFVYGFGETIVVSLYPLYLIREHVAVAQTGYGLSVFAVGSILGLLPVTYLADRIGCKKCLILCAAISIFTLLGIVTSGSMPLRLLFSFASGFIIGPLYPLAMALTVQELTPEERSSGNALFTTFYGFGSAAGPFLSSVVMNAWGNQHLFTVCMLLFCLFLAHAAITRKGSKVRVTKEEIL